One Mucilaginibacter ginkgonis genomic region harbors:
- a CDS encoding lipopolysaccharide biosynthesis protein → MFKAVLQKLRNPHFINLVGNAIMSLLNMIQVAILFNYLSMPDMGIWFFFQGTISLVDTSRAGFLSTAFITSYAGTTKERAADVAGSAWYLSLIITAIIVMVNIGYIFSPWHVKDAGTDLILKWIGVVFIITLPSFIASCVLQAEQRFDRLLIIRSVSTSISIILIIVFIALKKVTLMNVIYIGFVAGGVTGLMTVVTGWSRINTLINKTGTTVRALFNYGKYSIGTALGTNLFSTTDTYIINFTLGPSALAIYNLGLRLMELVEIPLRSFAATIIAPLAAAYNRGEKSYCIYLLKKYAGMTTILLLPIVAGSLAFAEVGVWIVDKHYLSTPAANVLRIFMSFALLYPIERYMALTLDAINQPRVNMIKLFFMVIGNLVGDFLGVYIFKSVYGIAFGTIIPVLIGYGIAYVYLQKYTQFTLKDTYKIGWDETLKLLRGAKNMLRKKQTV, encoded by the coding sequence GTGTTTAAAGCAGTTCTTCAAAAATTAAGAAACCCGCACTTTATAAACCTGGTTGGCAACGCCATTATGTCTTTGCTTAACATGATACAGGTAGCCATCCTCTTCAACTATCTCTCTATGCCCGATATGGGTATTTGGTTTTTCTTCCAGGGGACTATTAGTTTAGTGGATACATCACGCGCGGGGTTTTTAAGTACGGCTTTTATTACCAGTTACGCGGGCACTACTAAAGAACGTGCGGCAGACGTTGCCGGGTCGGCATGGTATCTTTCGCTCATTATAACCGCCATTATTGTGATGGTGAACATTGGCTACATATTTAGCCCCTGGCATGTGAAAGATGCAGGTACAGACCTCATACTTAAATGGATAGGTGTGGTATTCATTATTACCCTGCCATCGTTTATTGCCAGCTGCGTCCTGCAGGCAGAACAGCGTTTTGATAGGTTATTGATTATCAGGTCGGTAAGCACATCAATCTCTATCATTCTCATCATTGTTTTCATCGCATTAAAAAAGGTAACACTAATGAACGTGATCTACATCGGGTTTGTGGCCGGCGGTGTTACCGGGTTGATGACAGTTGTTACAGGCTGGTCGCGTATTAATACTTTGATCAACAAAACAGGCACTACAGTAAGGGCTTTATTTAATTACGGTAAGTACAGCATTGGCACGGCATTGGGGACAAACCTGTTTAGCACCACGGATACCTACATTATAAACTTTACCCTTGGGCCGAGCGCATTAGCTATTTACAATTTGGGTTTAAGGCTAATGGAACTGGTGGAGATACCGCTCCGCAGTTTCGCCGCGACTATCATCGCGCCGCTTGCAGCAGCTTACAACAGGGGAGAGAAGTCGTACTGTATCTACCTGCTGAAAAAATATGCCGGCATGACAACTATTTTACTGCTGCCTATTGTTGCAGGCTCCCTGGCCTTTGCCGAAGTAGGCGTATGGATTGTTGACAAACATTACCTGAGCACCCCGGCGGCCAACGTGTTGCGTATTTTCATGAGCTTCGCGCTTTTATATCCAATAGAACGTTACATGGCACTTACGCTTGATGCCATAAACCAGCCGAGGGTTAATATGATAAAGCTGTTCTTTATGGTGATAGGTAACCTGGTCGGCGATTTCCTTGGTGTCTACATTTTTAAAAGCGTGTACGGCATAGCATTTGGCACCATTATCCCTGTATTAATAGGCTACGGCATAGCCTACGTTTACCTTCAGAAATACACGCAGTTCACGCTTAAAGACACTTACAAAATCGGCTGGGACGAGACGCTGAAGTTATTGCGAGGCGCCAAAAATATGCTGCGTAAAAAGCAAACTGTTTAA
- a CDS encoding M1 family metallopeptidase: MKFIYTCVCVALLFSGTVNAQQANRQDTVISSYNPAELFAPLFYKYRGSQNHSANGAPGPKYWQNRADYILNATIDTIANTLTGNATINYKNNSPDKLDFLWLQLDQNTYKADALSNSFTSYVAKERTRGYEISSVTVTVNGKTQKANYLVTDTRMQIKLASPLNADGGTISINIAYKYTIPGTFGNRTDWNQTKNGKIYEIAQWYPRMCVYDDAQGWDTLPFLGSGEFYLEYGDFDYKVTVPTGMIVAGAGELLNPQEVLNALQLARLANARKSDKTIMIRTADEVLTATKTSLKGTKTWHFKMLNTRDVAFGASSAYIWDAAKVNLPNNKPCLAMSVYPVESAGNDAWGRATEYLKESIEYFSKKWFVYPWPVAINEAGTAAGMEYPGIVFDGITDKGKELYWVTAHEIGHNWFPMIVGSNERRFGWMDEGFNTFIDVYASDNFNGGEYAPKRDDEYAPKGGYPADEIVPTILDPNAPTIMSIPDATPEKYRHPITYFKPALGLVMLREHILGPARFDYAFKHYIETWAYKHPQPEDFFRSMENAAGEDLSWFWRSWYYNNYKLDVAVIDARYADKDKKRGLNVTIANKEQMAMPVKVAVKFKDGGIMYKRLPVVTWIQNKIAVINLETIKEIASVELDPDHEVPDINRANNSIKVK; this comes from the coding sequence ATGAAATTTATCTACACCTGCGTTTGCGTTGCATTGTTATTTTCAGGGACTGTAAACGCGCAACAGGCCAACCGTCAGGATACCGTGATCTCATCTTACAACCCGGCCGAACTGTTCGCACCTTTGTTTTATAAATATCGCGGCAGTCAAAACCATTCGGCCAATGGTGCGCCGGGGCCAAAATATTGGCAAAACCGTGCTGACTACATTTTAAACGCCACTATCGACACCATCGCTAACACGCTTACCGGCAATGCCACTATCAACTACAAAAATAACAGCCCGGACAAACTGGACTTTCTATGGCTACAGCTTGACCAAAACACCTACAAAGCAGACGCGCTTTCAAACAGCTTTACCAGCTATGTGGCGAAAGAGCGCACCAGGGGCTACGAAATATCTTCTGTAACGGTTACAGTAAACGGCAAGACACAAAAAGCCAATTACCTGGTAACAGATACCCGCATGCAGATTAAACTGGCCTCACCACTTAATGCAGACGGGGGTACAATTTCGATCAATATTGCCTACAAATACACCATCCCCGGAACATTTGGCAACCGCACCGACTGGAACCAAACTAAAAACGGTAAGATTTATGAAATAGCCCAGTGGTACCCGCGCATGTGTGTCTACGATGATGCACAAGGCTGGGATACGCTGCCCTTTTTAGGCTCGGGAGAATTTTATTTAGAGTACGGCGACTTTGATTACAAGGTTACAGTACCTACGGGAATGATCGTTGCCGGTGCAGGCGAACTGCTTAATCCGCAGGAAGTATTGAACGCCTTGCAACTTGCGCGCCTTGCAAATGCACGAAAGAGCGACAAAACTATAATGATCCGCACAGCGGATGAAGTATTAACGGCAACAAAAACATCATTAAAGGGCACTAAGACGTGGCACTTTAAAATGCTGAACACCCGCGACGTGGCCTTTGGTGCGTCGTCGGCATATATATGGGACGCGGCTAAAGTAAATCTGCCCAACAACAAGCCTTGCCTGGCTATGTCTGTCTATCCTGTTGAAAGTGCCGGCAATGATGCGTGGGGGCGGGCGACGGAATACCTGAAAGAATCCATCGAATACTTTTCAAAGAAATGGTTTGTGTATCCGTGGCCGGTTGCGATTAATGAAGCCGGAACCGCTGCGGGCATGGAGTATCCCGGTATAGTGTTCGATGGCATTACCGACAAAGGCAAAGAACTGTATTGGGTAACGGCGCACGAGATCGGCCACAACTGGTTCCCTATGATCGTAGGCTCAAACGAACGCCGCTTTGGCTGGATGGACGAAGGCTTCAATACATTTATTGATGTTTATGCCTCTGATAATTTTAATGGAGGAGAATATGCGCCGAAGCGCGACGATGAATATGCGCCTAAAGGTGGCTATCCTGCTGACGAAATTGTGCCTACAATTTTAGATCCTAACGCGCCTACGATTATGTCGATACCCGACGCCACGCCCGAGAAATACCGGCACCCGATCACCTATTTTAAACCCGCGTTGGGTTTGGTCATGCTGCGCGAGCATATCTTAGGGCCGGCCCGTTTCGATTACGCGTTTAAGCATTACATAGAAACCTGGGCGTACAAACATCCACAGCCTGAAGATTTTTTCAGGTCGATGGAAAATGCCGCCGGAGAAGACCTTAGCTGGTTTTGGCGAAGCTGGTACTATAACAACTATAAGCTTGATGTGGCGGTGATCGATGCACGGTATGCGGATAAAGACAAGAAGCGAGGACTTAACGTTACCATCGCCAATAAAGAACAAATGGCTATGCCCGTAAAGGTGGCTGTAAAATTTAAAGACGGCGGCATCATGTATAAACGATTACCGGTTGTTACCTGGATACAAAATAAGATTGCGGTGATAAACTTAGAGACCATAAAGGAAATCGCGTCTGTAGAATTGGACCCGGATCACGAGGTACCGGATATCAACCGTGCAAACAACTCGATAAAAGTGAAGTGA
- a CDS encoding ABC transporter ATP-binding protein → MLSVNHIVKRYAGHTALDDVSLEVETGKVFGLLGPNGAGKTSLIRIINQITAPDSGQVLFNGEKLNQSHIDRIGYLPEERGLYKKMEIGEQMIYLARLKGLSRDKARTRIKYWFEKLGMESWWNKKVEELSKGMQQKAQFVATILHEPELLILDEPFSGFDPVNAEIIKDEILALNKKGATIIFSTHRMESVEELCDSIALINKSHKILDGKVKAIRRSYRNDVYLLEYAGEPIVVNGTEPFELQQNVSEDEGLYTVKLKLKPGSTSNDILGYFMPKARVSMLQEVIPTMNEIFIQKVNQIA, encoded by the coding sequence ATGCTTAGTGTTAATCACATTGTGAAGCGTTATGCAGGCCATACCGCTTTAGATGATGTAAGCCTGGAAGTAGAAACCGGCAAAGTGTTTGGCCTGCTTGGGCCCAACGGCGCAGGGAAAACCTCACTTATCCGTATCATCAATCAAATTACCGCGCCCGACTCGGGGCAGGTACTTTTCAACGGAGAAAAACTTAATCAATCGCACATCGACCGTATCGGCTACTTACCGGAGGAGCGCGGCTTGTACAAAAAGATGGAGATCGGCGAACAGATGATCTACCTGGCCAGATTAAAAGGCCTTAGCCGCGATAAAGCCCGTACTCGCATCAAATATTGGTTTGAAAAACTGGGTATGGAAAGCTGGTGGAATAAAAAGGTAGAAGAACTTTCTAAAGGTATGCAGCAAAAGGCCCAGTTTGTTGCGACCATTCTGCACGAACCAGAGTTGCTGATCCTCGACGAACCCTTTAGTGGATTTGACCCTGTTAATGCCGAGATCATAAAAGATGAAATACTTGCCCTTAATAAAAAAGGCGCAACCATTATTTTCTCTACTCACCGCATGGAGTCTGTAGAAGAGCTTTGCGATTCCATTGCGCTGATCAATAAATCGCATAAAATATTAGACGGCAAGGTTAAAGCTATCCGCCGGTCGTACCGTAATGATGTGTACCTACTAGAGTATGCAGGAGAACCAATTGTAGTTAACGGGACTGAGCCCTTTGAATTGCAGCAAAACGTATCTGAAGACGAAGGTTTGTACACGGTAAAGCTTAAGCTTAAACCCGGCAGCACCTCTAACGATATATTGGGTTATTTTATGCCTAAAGCCCGTGTAAGCATGCTGCAAGAAGTGATACCGACCATGAACGAGATCTTTATTCAGAAAGTAAATCAAATAGCCTAA
- a CDS encoding ABC transporter permease, producing the protein MNKILLIISREYLTRVRKKSFIIMIFVVPLLIIGMGALTAFIAKNSSDLDTQQTVKVIDQSNIFKDKFHNEPNIKFEKSNLSLKEAKKQSYKKEGVCVLYIPANYSAKDSVEIFSAKKPSVKMTSSIEKQMNDIAIQHNFAEHHIDASLVQVISKSDISLKAIEITETGDKDANIGANVGVAIACSILIYLALFIYGAQVMRGVIEEKTSRIIEVIISSVKPFQLMLGKIIGVGLVGLTQFAAWIVLSVVASKIAGHAVGPQGGAIMTLINGLKTIQFGYILSCFLFYFTSGYLLYSALFAAVGSAVDSETETQQFMFPITLPLLFTYFLSVSVLFQAPNSPLAVWLSMIPFTAPVAMMVRLPFNVPVWQLAISMCLMVVGFLFTAWVAARIYRVGILMYGKKASYKELSKWFFYKE; encoded by the coding sequence ATGAACAAAATCTTACTTATCATAAGCCGCGAATACCTTACCCGCGTGCGCAAAAAATCATTCATCATCATGATCTTCGTTGTGCCCCTTCTTATCATTGGCATGGGCGCGTTAACGGCATTTATTGCTAAAAACAGCAGCGACCTTGATACCCAGCAAACCGTAAAGGTAATAGATCAAAGCAATATTTTTAAAGATAAATTTCACAACGAGCCGAACATCAAATTCGAGAAATCCAATCTGTCTTTAAAAGAGGCTAAGAAGCAATCCTATAAAAAGGAAGGCGTGTGTGTATTATATATACCAGCTAACTATAGCGCGAAAGATTCTGTGGAGATATTTTCTGCCAAGAAACCTTCTGTAAAGATGACCTCATCTATTGAAAAGCAAATGAATGATATCGCCATTCAGCACAACTTTGCAGAACATCACATAGATGCGTCGCTGGTGCAGGTGATCAGCAAAAGCGATATTTCGTTAAAAGCGATTGAGATCACAGAAACCGGCGATAAAGATGCCAACATCGGCGCAAACGTCGGCGTGGCCATCGCGTGTTCGATATTAATCTACCTGGCTTTATTCATCTATGGCGCGCAGGTAATGCGTGGTGTAATAGAGGAGAAGACCAGCCGTATTATAGAAGTAATTATTTCATCGGTAAAGCCCTTTCAATTAATGCTGGGCAAGATCATTGGCGTAGGTCTGGTTGGCTTAACGCAGTTTGCGGCGTGGATCGTACTTTCAGTAGTTGCCAGCAAAATTGCAGGCCACGCGGTTGGCCCGCAAGGTGGTGCCATCATGACTTTAATCAACGGACTTAAAACAATCCAATTTGGTTATATATTAAGCTGTTTTCTGTTTTACTTTACAAGCGGCTATTTGTTGTATAGTGCCTTATTTGCCGCCGTTGGTTCTGCAGTAGACAGCGAGACAGAGACACAACAATTTATGTTCCCCATAACTTTGCCATTGCTGTTTACCTATTTCTTATCTGTGTCTGTGCTATTCCAGGCGCCGAACAGTCCGCTGGCAGTATGGCTGTCTATGATACCATTTACAGCGCCTGTAGCAATGATGGTACGTCTGCCATTTAACGTTCCGGTATGGCAGTTAGCCATATCGATGTGTTTAATGGTTGTCGGATTTTTATTTACAGCTTGGGTGGCTGCCCGAATTTATCGTGTAGGTATTTTAATGTACGGCAAAAAAGCAAGCTACAAGGAACTAAGCAAATGGTTCTTCTACAAAGAATAG
- a CDS encoding Ppx/GppA phosphatase family protein, translated as MPRRIAVMDLGTNTFHLLIAEKDGAHFKTRCHLENSTRLGEDGMPDGYIKASAFERGVAALVNFKKAIDKFGVTDIKAIGTSALRSAKNGTDFIQQVKSETGIEIVSVDGETEAGYIYQGVRSTGILPSDISLILDIGGGSIEFIICDNQSIFWKRSYEIGAARLMKQFHHSDPISADEIADLERYLDEVLPDMYAATTEHNVTNLVGSSGAFETFAELIESQKGNDFDMATIKACRFDQNELMRQLADLICSTHPERAANKHIPHVRTDMIVVSSVVTRYLIQKLNIRSTAMSVYSLKEGVLAEMLR; from the coding sequence ATGCCGCGCCGCATTGCCGTAATGGATCTGGGCACCAACACTTTTCATCTGCTTATTGCAGAAAAAGATGGTGCCCATTTTAAAACCCGGTGCCACCTGGAAAACTCTACGCGTTTAGGTGAGGATGGCATGCCCGACGGTTATATCAAAGCGTCGGCTTTTGAACGGGGCGTTGCAGCTTTAGTGAACTTTAAGAAAGCAATCGACAAGTTTGGTGTAACCGATATCAAGGCTATCGGCACATCGGCGTTACGCAGTGCTAAAAACGGGACTGACTTTATCCAGCAAGTAAAAAGCGAAACCGGCATCGAGATCGTTTCTGTTGATGGCGAGACAGAGGCCGGTTATATCTATCAAGGGGTACGGTCGACCGGAATTTTGCCTTCTGATATTAGCCTGATACTTGACATAGGCGGCGGAAGTATAGAGTTTATCATTTGCGATAACCAAAGTATTTTCTGGAAACGCAGTTACGAAATAGGAGCAGCCCGGCTGATGAAGCAATTTCATCACTCAGACCCGATCAGTGCTGATGAGATCGCCGATCTGGAAAGGTATCTGGATGAGGTATTGCCGGATATGTATGCTGCAACAACCGAACACAATGTTACCAATCTGGTGGGATCATCAGGCGCGTTTGAAACATTTGCAGAATTGATTGAGTCACAAAAGGGCAATGACTTCGACATGGCGACAATTAAAGCATGTAGGTTTGATCAAAACGAATTGATGCGGCAGCTGGCCGACCTTATTTGTTCGACGCATCCGGAACGGGCCGCGAACAAACACATTCCGCATGTACGCACCGACATGATAGTGGTTTCGTCTGTAGTAACGCGTTATCTTATCCAAAAATTAAATATCAGAAGCACAGCAATGTCGGTATACTCCTTAAAAGAAGGCGTGTTGGCTGAGATGCTTCGATAA
- the dnaJ gene encoding molecular chaperone DnaJ: MAKRDYYDILGISKGASADEIKKAYRKMAIKYHPDKNQGDKEAEEHFKEAAEAYEVLSNNDKRARYDQFGHAANAGSAAGGGYGGGMNMEDIFSQFGDIFGGGSPFGDFFGNSGGRQGGGGRRVARGSNLRIKVKLTLEEIANGAEKKIKVNKQVVCKTCDGTGAKDKSAFQTCSTCGGQGSVRRVTNTILGQMQTTSTCPTCNGEGSVITSKCNVCHGDGVVRGEETISINIPAGVSEGMQLSMSGKGNAAPRGGVPGDLIILIEEIPHETLKRDGNNVIYDLHISFVDAALGSSVEVPTIDGKAKIKIDAGTQGGKILRLKGKGVPEVNSYHRGDQLVHINIWTPKALNKEERDLLEKLQDSPNFKPAPGKNEKSFFERMKEYFE, encoded by the coding sequence ATGGCAAAAAGAGATTATTACGATATTCTTGGCATAAGCAAAGGTGCCAGCGCGGACGAGATTAAAAAAGCGTACCGCAAAATGGCTATAAAATACCACCCCGATAAAAACCAGGGTGATAAAGAAGCCGAAGAGCATTTCAAGGAAGCTGCTGAAGCTTACGAAGTGTTAAGCAACAACGATAAGCGCGCACGTTACGATCAGTTTGGCCATGCGGCAAACGCCGGCTCTGCTGCAGGTGGCGGTTATGGCGGCGGCATGAATATGGAGGACATATTCAGCCAGTTTGGGGATATATTCGGCGGCGGCAGTCCGTTTGGCGACTTTTTTGGTAACAGCGGCGGTCGCCAGGGCGGCGGCGGACGAAGGGTTGCCCGTGGCAGCAATCTGCGCATAAAGGTTAAGCTAACTCTGGAAGAAATTGCTAATGGTGCAGAGAAAAAGATTAAAGTTAACAAACAGGTTGTCTGTAAAACCTGCGATGGTACCGGTGCCAAAGATAAATCGGCATTTCAAACCTGTTCTACCTGCGGCGGCCAAGGTTCTGTACGCAGGGTGACCAATACTATTTTAGGCCAGATGCAAACTACCAGCACCTGCCCTACCTGTAATGGCGAAGGCTCCGTTATTACATCAAAATGTAATGTATGCCATGGCGACGGTGTTGTTCGCGGCGAGGAGACCATCAGCATAAACATTCCGGCCGGTGTAAGCGAAGGCATGCAATTAAGCATGAGCGGCAAAGGCAATGCGGCCCCACGGGGCGGTGTGCCGGGTGATTTGATCATCCTGATAGAAGAGATCCCTCATGAAACATTGAAGCGCGACGGAAACAATGTGATCTATGATCTGCATATCAGTTTTGTGGACGCGGCTTTAGGATCAAGCGTAGAGGTGCCAACCATCGATGGTAAAGCTAAGATCAAGATAGATGCCGGCACCCAGGGGGGTAAAATATTACGCCTGAAAGGTAAAGGCGTGCCTGAGGTTAACTCATACCATCGCGGTGATCAACTGGTACATATCAACATTTGGACACCAAAGGCACTGAATAAAGAAGAACGCGACCTATTGGAGAAATTGCAGGATTCGCCAAACTTTAAACCCGCGCCCGGCAAGAACGAGAAAAGTTTCTTTGAACGGATGAAGGAGTACTTTGAGTAG
- a CDS encoding nucleotide exchange factor GrpE, which yields MNFKDMLNRNKAGKASNKNTVNTENNEYEQNPAEEELNVDPQAPVADEQPETEGLSAEDKLKADLVSANDKYLRLYAEFDNFRRRTNKERADERLNAGKDTITALLPVLDDFERAIKAMDTATDIIPVKEGVALIQNKLKKALAAKGLTEMEAKGVPFDADIHEAITSIPAPSDDLKGKVVDELEKGYYLNEKVIRFAKVVVGA from the coding sequence ATGAATTTTAAGGACATGCTTAACCGCAACAAAGCCGGTAAGGCATCAAATAAAAATACAGTGAATACAGAAAATAACGAATACGAACAAAACCCGGCAGAAGAAGAGTTGAACGTTGATCCGCAAGCACCTGTTGCTGATGAGCAACCGGAAACTGAGGGATTGTCTGCCGAAGATAAATTGAAAGCCGACCTGGTTAGCGCGAATGACAAATACCTGCGCCTGTATGCCGAGTTTGACAATTTCCGTCGCCGTACCAACAAAGAGCGTGCGGATGAAAGGCTTAATGCCGGCAAGGATACCATTACAGCTTTATTGCCGGTATTGGATGATTTTGAGCGCGCTATAAAAGCAATGGATACCGCGACAGACATCATCCCGGTTAAAGAAGGTGTGGCGCTTATTCAAAATAAATTAAAGAAAGCTTTAGCTGCAAAAGGCCTTACAGAGATGGAGGCCAAGGGTGTACCTTTTGACGCTGATATCCACGAGGCGATAACCAGCATCCCCGCCCCTTCTGACGACCTTAAAGGTAAAGTTGTGGATGAGTTAGAAAAAGGTTATTACTTAAACGAAAAGGTGATACGCTTTGCCAAAGTTGTTGTTGGAGCGTAG
- a CDS encoding cell division ATP-binding protein FtsE yields the protein MIGNSIIKLQGVDIFQQKHLVLSNVDLHIDKGDFVWLIGQTGSGKSSLLKVIYGDLPVSAGDAHAGGYQLKNLPSKEVPFLRRKLGIVFQDFQLLTDRTVEQNLEFVMKATGWKDKAEIAKRTLDVLEKVGVRSKLKKMPHELSGGEQQRVVIARALINDPEIILADEPTGNLDPDTSEEIVMLLKQISQSGTAVLIATHDYHIIRAFPSRIIKCENGKVLEDVQFN from the coding sequence ATGATTGGAAATTCTATTATAAAACTACAGGGCGTCGATATTTTTCAGCAAAAGCACCTGGTGCTTTCAAACGTCGACCTGCATATAGACAAAGGCGATTTTGTTTGGCTGATCGGTCAGACCGGCTCTGGTAAAAGCAGCTTGCTTAAAGTGATCTACGGTGACCTGCCTGTTTCTGCCGGCGACGCGCACGCGGGCGGCTATCAGTTGAAGAATTTACCATCAAAGGAGGTGCCGTTTCTGCGCCGCAAACTGGGTATAGTTTTCCAGGATTTTCAGTTACTGACAGACCGTACCGTTGAGCAAAACCTGGAGTTTGTGATGAAAGCCACCGGCTGGAAAGACAAGGCAGAAATTGCCAAGCGCACGCTCGACGTGTTGGAAAAAGTGGGCGTTCGTTCTAAATTAAAAAAGATGCCTCATGAGCTTTCGGGCGGTGAACAGCAGCGCGTGGTTATTGCCCGTGCATTGATCAATGACCCTGAAATCATCCTGGCTGACGAACCTACGGGTAACCTGGACCCTGATACATCCGAAGAGATCGTAATGCTGCTGAAACAGATCAGCCAGTCAGGCACCGCTGTGCTGATTGCCACACATGATTACCATATCATACGTGCTTTTCCATCGCGTATCATCAAATGCGAAAACGGTAAAGTATTGGAGGATGTTCAGTTTAATTAG
- a CDS encoding fructose-6-phosphate aldolase, which produces MYIIKVKGVAKIPDYVQLRDDKFTLLAYFRVDRPEKSLDKIGLADKAEQIMSLVNELPFGRILKLEL; this is translated from the coding sequence ATGTACATCATTAAAGTAAAAGGCGTAGCCAAAATACCTGATTATGTACAATTGCGCGACGACAAGTTCACTTTGCTGGCCTACTTTAGGGTAGACAGGCCCGAGAAATCGTTGGACAAGATAGGTTTGGCTGACAAGGCCGAGCAGATCATGAGCCTGGTGAATGAACTGCCATTTGGCCGCATATTAAAACTCGAATTGTAA
- a CDS encoding acyl-CoA reductase — MSATDKNYLVQAFSQLGNRLLLPDDNLSSLIQNEAFRNPWFTTENVEHAITATGKMLNEADLQQWLHSFDIKDHVPKKVGLILAGNIPLVGFHDILCVLASGNTALIKPSSQDDRLIKYVLQLLFEIAPLLKDRVIYTDRLTGFDAVIATGSNNTSRYFDYYFGKVPNIIRKNRNSVALLTGFEAAEDFAALGHDIFDYFGLGCRNVSALLVPKDYKFDSFFEGIQQFETVAMHSKYNNNYDYNKAIYLVNRDKHLDNGFLLLKEDERIASPLAVVYFRYYETLDDAITILREQEDQIQCVVGKVAGGISNQVVDFGNSQAPRLWDYADGVDTMQFLCSL; from the coding sequence ATGTCAGCCACAGATAAAAATTACCTCGTACAAGCCTTCAGCCAGTTGGGTAACAGGCTTTTATTGCCCGATGATAACTTGTCGTCGCTTATTCAAAACGAGGCTTTTCGTAATCCTTGGTTTACGACAGAAAACGTTGAGCATGCAATCACAGCAACAGGCAAAATGCTCAATGAAGCAGACTTGCAGCAATGGTTACACAGTTTCGATATAAAAGACCACGTACCTAAAAAAGTTGGCCTCATCCTGGCAGGAAACATTCCGCTGGTAGGGTTTCACGATATCTTGTGCGTATTGGCCAGCGGCAACACCGCGCTAATCAAACCATCATCGCAAGACGACCGCCTAATTAAATATGTTCTTCAGTTATTATTTGAGATCGCACCGTTACTAAAAGATCGTGTCATTTATACTGACCGGTTAACCGGTTTCGACGCCGTGATAGCCACCGGCAGTAACAACACCAGCAGGTATTTTGATTATTACTTCGGCAAAGTGCCGAATATCATCCGTAAAAACCGCAACAGTGTGGCTTTACTTACGGGTTTTGAAGCCGCCGAAGATTTTGCAGCGCTTGGTCATGACATATTCGACTACTTTGGTCTGGGGTGCCGCAACGTATCTGCCTTGTTGGTGCCTAAAGATTATAAATTCGATTCCTTTTTTGAGGGGATACAACAATTTGAGACTGTTGCTATGCACAGTAAATACAACAATAATTACGACTACAATAAAGCCATTTACCTGGTGAACCGCGACAAACATCTCGATAATGGCTTTTTGCTGTTAAAAGAAGATGAACGTATAGCCTCGCCCCTTGCGGTGGTTTATTTTAGGTATTATGAAACCCTTGACGATGCGATAACCATCCTTCGGGAACAGGAAGACCAGATCCAGTGTGTTGTGGGTAAAGTTGCAGGTGGAATTAGCAACCAGGTGGTCGACTTTGGTAACAGCCAGGCACCGCGTTTATGGGACTATGCAGACGGTGTAGACACCATGCAATTCTTGTGCAGTCTTTAA
- a CDS encoding 4Fe-4S dicluster domain-containing protein — protein MAIKITDECINCGACEPECPNNAIYDAGATWRFSDGTGLRGVIDFGDGNTLDAGETQAALSDDIYYIVPDKCTECVGFHDEPQCAAVCPVDCCVDDEDIRESKEELLAKKDWLHMGE, from the coding sequence ATGGCGATTAAAATCACCGATGAATGTATAAACTGCGGAGCTTGCGAACCCGAGTGCCCTAACAATGCCATCTATGATGCTGGTGCTACATGGCGCTTTTCTGACGGCACCGGTTTAAGGGGTGTGATAGACTTTGGCGATGGCAATACCCTTGATGCCGGCGAGACACAGGCTGCGTTAAGCGACGATATTTACTACATAGTTCCGGACAAATGTACAGAGTGTGTTGGCTTCCATGACGAACCGCAGTGTGCTGCTGTTTGCCCTGTTGACTGCTGCGTAGACGACGAAGATATTCGCGAAAGCAAGGAAGAACTGCTGGCCAAGAAAGATTGGCTGCACATGGGCGAGTAA